The following proteins are encoded in a genomic region of Spirosoma sp. SC4-14:
- a CDS encoding ABC transporter permease, giving the protein MARQIPTIPATHATPRNPMRYSPPQLADRLLRFFLPDDRLEEVLGDLHEEYRWQVSRVGERRARWRYWRDVIGFLLPRAGWPFAVKRKAVESTEPIRQNSHQRFDPYSTTSYFSPAMFRNYFRTAWRNLVKNRFYSLINMTGLTAGLAVGILILLWVQDELSFDRFNHQSTTIYRLENWAGTGDSRQIWTSTVAPIAVLGKKELPEIKDGVRISYNGIYTLFKYQDKTVNETGTHFADPSLFSVFDFPLIQGNSANPFPDNHSIVLTEKTAKRYFGDTNPIGKILASNNNTSFRVSGVIRDFPKNSSIQGDMVLPISLLFDEMYRTRTDGRNKDNDFSQFDYETYLLLQSGTDLDKLTDKLRNIHLRNKPDDTDLTYLLQPLADMHLYRADGSQGGIETVRMFSVIALLILVIACINYVNLSTARSMLRAKEVSMRKIVGAAKGQLFLQFVIETALLFTMAAVAALGLIYLLLPAYNQLTEKELTLDFSDYQIWQVMGLTIVGTLIASSIYPALLLSSFEPLKALKGRVSARFSEATFRKVLVVAQFAVTVILIASTLIIRNQLNYIRSKELGYDKTHVFAFFMRDMGQHYDAVKAELLHQPGVASITRSSSNIVRLNSQTGDNEWDGKEQGETMFMRPMAIDKDFIPFFKMKLIEGANFTGAVADSTHFILNETAVKTARLKNPIGKKFRLWNHKGTIVGVVKDFHFASMRQKIEPAIFYYEPDNLNAMYIKTTGRDAENVIASAQKAWKQYNPDYPFDYAFLDDVFNRLYQSEQKTGMLFNMFAGIAILISCLGLFGLATYTAQVRTREIGVRKVLGASVSGIIQLLARDFVKLVFFAILLATPIAWYTMSLWLEDFAYRINVQWWVFAIAGILALVIALLTVSFQSIKAALMNPVKSLRSE; this is encoded by the coding sequence ATGGCACGGCAAATCCCAACAATTCCCGCAACCCATGCAACACCCCGCAACCCCATGCGCTACAGCCCACCCCAACTCGCTGACCGACTGCTTCGCTTCTTCCTGCCCGATGATCGGCTGGAGGAGGTGCTGGGTGATCTGCACGAAGAATATCGCTGGCAGGTGAGTCGTGTGGGCGAGCGACGGGCACGCTGGCGCTACTGGCGCGATGTAATTGGATTCTTACTGCCCCGGGCTGGATGGCCGTTTGCCGTCAAACGAAAAGCGGTGGAGTCCACTGAACCAATTCGTCAAAATAGTCATCAACGATTCGATCCGTATTCAACAACTTCTTATTTCAGTCCTGCTATGTTTCGCAACTATTTCCGAACAGCCTGGCGCAATCTGGTCAAGAACCGCTTTTATTCGCTCATCAACATGACGGGGCTGACCGCCGGTTTGGCCGTGGGTATCCTGATTCTGCTTTGGGTGCAGGATGAGCTGAGCTTCGACCGCTTTAACCATCAGTCGACTACCATTTATCGGCTCGAAAACTGGGCGGGTACCGGCGACAGTCGGCAAATCTGGACCTCTACCGTAGCGCCGATTGCCGTATTGGGGAAAAAAGAACTACCCGAAATCAAGGACGGGGTTCGGATTTCGTACAACGGGATTTATACGCTGTTTAAATACCAGGACAAAACCGTCAACGAAACCGGTACGCACTTCGCCGACCCCAGCCTGTTTTCGGTATTCGATTTCCCGCTTATTCAGGGCAATTCGGCCAATCCGTTTCCCGACAATCACTCCATTGTGCTGACCGAAAAGACGGCCAAACGCTATTTCGGCGACACAAACCCGATTGGTAAAATCCTGGCCAGCAACAACAATACATCGTTTCGCGTCAGCGGTGTTATCCGGGATTTCCCGAAGAATTCGAGTATTCAGGGCGATATGGTATTACCCATTTCGCTGCTCTTCGACGAGATGTACCGGACCCGAACCGACGGCAGAAACAAAGACAACGACTTTTCGCAGTTCGATTACGAAACGTATCTGCTGCTTCAGTCCGGCACCGATCTCGATAAACTGACGGATAAACTGCGCAACATCCACCTCCGTAATAAACCCGACGATACCGACCTGACGTACCTGCTGCAGCCCCTTGCCGATATGCATCTATACCGAGCCGATGGCAGCCAGGGCGGTATCGAAACGGTGCGGATGTTTTCGGTGATAGCGCTGCTCATTCTGGTGATTGCCTGTATCAATTACGTAAATCTGTCAACGGCCCGGTCGATGCTGCGGGCGAAGGAGGTTAGTATGCGGAAGATTGTGGGCGCGGCAAAAGGTCAGTTGTTCCTGCAGTTTGTGATCGAAACGGCGCTTCTATTTACGATGGCTGCCGTAGCCGCCCTCGGGTTGATTTATCTGCTCTTACCGGCTTACAATCAACTGACCGAAAAAGAACTGACGCTCGATTTTTCGGATTATCAAATCTGGCAGGTGATGGGCTTAACCATCGTCGGCACTCTCATCGCGTCGAGCATTTATCCGGCGCTGTTGCTTTCGTCCTTCGAGCCGCTCAAAGCGTTGAAAGGTCGCGTGTCGGCCCGGTTCAGTGAAGCCACTTTCCGAAAAGTGCTGGTGGTGGCGCAGTTTGCCGTAACGGTTATTTTGATCGCCAGCACCCTGATCATCCGCAATCAGTTGAACTACATTCGCTCAAAGGAATTAGGCTACGACAAAACGCACGTGTTTGCTTTCTTCATGCGCGATATGGGGCAGCACTACGATGCTGTTAAAGCTGAATTGCTGCATCAACCCGGTGTAGCCAGCATTACACGTTCCAGCTCAAATATTGTTCGGCTCAATTCGCAAACGGGCGATAACGAATGGGATGGGAAAGAGCAGGGCGAAACGATGTTTATGCGCCCGATGGCCATCGATAAAGACTTTATCCCGTTCTTCAAGATGAAGCTGATTGAAGGAGCCAATTTTACCGGCGCGGTAGCCGATTCAACCCATTTTATTCTGAACGAAACGGCCGTCAAAACGGCGCGGCTGAAAAATCCGATTGGCAAAAAGTTCCGGCTTTGGAACCACAAAGGCACCATCGTTGGCGTGGTGAAAGACTTCCATTTTGCGTCGATGCGGCAGAAAATCGAGCCCGCCATCTTCTATTACGAACCGGACAATCTGAACGCGATGTACATCAAAACCACCGGAAGAGATGCTGAGAATGTTATTGCTTCGGCCCAAAAAGCCTGGAAGCAATACAACCCCGACTATCCATTCGACTACGCTTTTCTGGACGATGTATTCAACCGGCTTTACCAGTCGGAGCAAAAAACGGGGATGCTGTTCAATATGTTTGCGGGTATCGCCATCCTGATCTCCTGCCTGGGTCTGTTTGGACTGGCTACCTATACAGCGCAGGTGCGTACGCGCGAAATTGGCGTTCGGAAAGTACTGGGGGCCAGCGTTTCGGGGATTATTCAATTGTTAGCCAGAGACTTTGTAAAACTGGTGTTTTTCGCCATCCTGCTTGCTACACCCATTGCCTGGTATACCATGAGTCTATGGCTGGAAGATTTCGCCTACCGCATCAACGTTCAATGGTGGGTTTTCGCCATAGCCGGTATACTGGCCCTGGTTATTGCGTTGCTAACGGTCAGTTTCCAAAGTATTAAAGCTGCCCTGATGAACCCCGTGAAGAGTTTGCGGTCTGAGTAG
- a CDS encoding permease prefix domain 2-containing transporter, with protein MKQPPKLADKLLRFFLSDDRLEEVLGDLHEEYHWQVSRVGERRACWQYWRDVIGFLKPFAVKRKPVNGTQGFPRFADHSMTFFPNPIMLRNYFSIALRQLWKNPLFSGLNIVGLTVGLAVSTFIALYVWHEFHYDRFEPFANRTYRIVSASKYGENEVSFPQLHQSFGSEVKRQIPEVDEVVRFSNGFGDVVLQSDQNHRFKETNVGYADASIIPVMGLEFLYGNPKTALSEPGRIILTRQLAEKYFGDRNPVGKSLTFDKHFPLTVSGVLDDLPTNSVIQFNGLVSLSSMPTLGDRQRHIYENAGFLSTYLVLRPDARVSDIEKKLVTVKAGIKFIDMSARYYLEALPTLHLDARGAPGDSRQSLYILLTVALVILTLAIINYISLTTARATKRSREVGIRKAIGGQRSELIGQFFLESFLTTTLAFALSLALLQALFPWANHALDLQMDNRVLAQGPYWRLMLGLWLICSLLAGGYPALLLSGFRPALVLKGSTNWRQSGVGIRRVFTTVQFTASIGLLICSLVLYTQMRFLRTKNLGLNRSQVVALQIDNEMIPQFTGLRNAVRQWAGEENVATTNAKLFTDNIMIYFQNTEKTKRQLMVYALTVDKRFFDMMGIQWKYSPLGWEKGIVTRELTIYNQTVLNEADIKGNPLQQAAPFKGQTTDGVVADFHVKSLRGLPTPMMLTVVSDTNRSILANGGYLLVRLNPHTNVPDALDQLKKIYDQARPTVPFDYYFLDDAYNKLYAKEERLMRLFNGFTALTLLVACLGLLGLMTFSVEVRTKEIGVRKVLGASVGGIVLLLSKDFLKLVLLAILIASPIAWWAMNKWLQSFAYKIDIAWWVFALAGGLAVSIALLTISFQSIKAALTNPVKSLRSE; from the coding sequence ATGAAACAACCACCTAAACTCGCTGATAAACTACTCCGATTTTTCCTGTCTGATGACCGGCTGGAGGAAGTGTTGGGGGATCTGCACGAGGAATACCACTGGCAGGTCAGCCGGGTGGGTGAGCGACGGGCATGCTGGCAGTACTGGCGCGATGTAATTGGTTTCCTGAAACCATTCGCAGTGAAGCGCAAGCCGGTAAACGGTACTCAGGGCTTCCCGCGTTTTGCCGATCATTCAATGACTTTTTTCCCCAATCCGATTATGCTACGAAACTATTTCTCCATCGCACTCCGCCAGTTGTGGAAAAATCCGCTGTTTAGCGGCCTCAACATTGTAGGGCTAACCGTTGGGCTGGCGGTCAGTACGTTTATTGCGCTCTACGTCTGGCACGAGTTCCACTACGACCGCTTCGAACCCTTCGCCAACCGAACGTACCGGATTGTGTCGGCATCAAAATACGGGGAAAACGAAGTCTCCTTTCCCCAATTGCATCAGTCGTTTGGCAGCGAGGTTAAACGCCAGATTCCTGAAGTAGACGAAGTGGTTCGGTTTTCCAATGGCTTTGGCGACGTTGTTCTGCAATCGGATCAAAATCACCGGTTTAAAGAAACCAATGTTGGGTATGCCGACGCGTCGATTATACCAGTCATGGGCCTTGAATTTTTGTATGGTAATCCTAAAACAGCGTTGAGCGAACCCGGTAGGATCATACTGACCCGTCAACTGGCCGAGAAGTATTTCGGAGACCGGAATCCAGTCGGTAAATCGCTGACTTTCGATAAACATTTCCCACTTACAGTATCAGGGGTGCTGGACGATTTACCGACCAACTCAGTCATTCAGTTCAACGGGCTGGTTTCGCTGTCGTCGATGCCTACGCTGGGTGATCGTCAACGCCACATTTATGAAAATGCTGGCTTTTTGAGTACTTATCTGGTCTTACGGCCCGATGCCCGAGTCAGTGACATCGAAAAGAAACTCGTGACGGTAAAAGCAGGCATCAAATTCATCGATATGTCGGCCCGCTATTATCTTGAAGCCTTACCTACGCTACACCTGGACGCTCGCGGAGCGCCGGGCGACTCCCGACAGTCGCTGTATATTCTGCTGACGGTGGCGCTGGTTATTCTGACGCTGGCCATCATCAACTACATCAGCCTGACCACCGCCCGGGCAACCAAACGGTCACGCGAAGTCGGTATTCGTAAAGCCATTGGCGGGCAGCGCAGTGAGTTGATCGGGCAATTCTTTCTGGAATCATTCCTGACCACTACACTGGCCTTTGCGTTGTCGCTGGCTCTGCTTCAGGCGTTGTTCCCGTGGGCCAACCATGCGCTGGATTTGCAGATGGATAACCGGGTGCTGGCGCAGGGACCGTATTGGAGACTGATGCTTGGCCTTTGGCTGATTTGCTCGCTGCTGGCGGGTGGCTATCCGGCGCTGTTGCTATCTGGTTTTCGGCCAGCACTCGTACTGAAAGGATCAACCAACTGGCGACAGAGCGGGGTCGGCATTCGGCGGGTTTTCACAACCGTTCAGTTTACGGCCTCCATCGGACTATTGATTTGCAGCCTGGTGCTTTACACACAGATGCGGTTTCTGCGTACTAAAAATCTTGGACTGAACCGATCTCAGGTGGTCGCGCTTCAGATCGACAACGAAATGATCCCTCAATTTACGGGCTTGCGCAACGCTGTTCGGCAATGGGCGGGTGAGGAAAATGTGGCTACAACTAATGCCAAGCTATTCACGGACAACATCATGATCTATTTTCAGAATACGGAGAAAACAAAGAGACAACTCATGGTATATGCACTGACTGTCGACAAACGCTTTTTCGACATGATGGGCATTCAGTGGAAATACAGTCCGCTAGGTTGGGAAAAAGGAATTGTAACCCGTGAGCTAACTATTTATAACCAGACCGTACTTAACGAAGCGGATATAAAAGGAAACCCACTCCAGCAGGCTGCTCCTTTTAAAGGTCAAACTACCGATGGTGTTGTGGCTGATTTTCATGTAAAGAGCCTTCGTGGATTACCTACCCCTATGATGCTCACCGTTGTGAGTGATACCAACCGGTCGATTCTGGCCAATGGCGGCTACTTACTGGTTCGGCTGAATCCGCATACCAATGTGCCTGATGCGCTTGACCAACTCAAAAAAATCTACGATCAGGCCCGTCCAACGGTGCCCTTCGACTACTATTTTCTGGATGATGCCTACAATAAGCTCTATGCGAAAGAAGAACGGCTGATGCGACTATTCAACGGGTTTACAGCGCTGACGTTGCTGGTGGCCTGTCTGGGGCTTTTAGGGTTGATGACCTTTTCGGTAGAAGTACGCACGAAAGAAATTGGCGTTCGGAAAGTGCTGGGCGCATCGGTAGGCGGTATTGTGCTGCTGCTCTCCAAAGATTTTCTTAAACTCGTGCTGCTGGCTATTTTAATTGCCTCACCGATAGCGTGGTGGGCCATGAACAAATGGCTACAGAGCTTTGCCTATAAGATCGACATTGCCTGGTGGGTCTTCGCCCTGGCCGGTGGGCTGGCCGTTAGTATTGCCCTGCTCACAATCAGTTTCCAGAGCATAAAAGCCGCCCTTACTAATCCGGTAAAAAGTTTGCGGTCTGAATAA
- a CDS encoding ABC transporter permease — MLRNYFKIAWRNIIRNKTFSFINVLGLALGMTGSLLILLWVQNERSIDQFHANGPRIYQVLENQQWTGNDISTTPATPGPLAAALTAEIPEIEKSVKITWEEEHLLTVGEKAYKEKGRYASRDLFQIFSFPLVQGNPKTAIAGPSSIVISEKVAMKLFGRTNVVGQTIRVDNKDDYQITGVVQDIPATSSLKFDFVLPEEPYEKQNEWLTKWDNNGIRTFALLHANADRDAVNKKILNFVKKHDKNVTTITTFLFPYEAAYLQSKFTNGKPDGGRIEYVHLFTVVAVFLLIIACINFMNLATARSAKRAKEVGIRKVVGAERSYLIGQFVGEAMLMALMSLLIAIVLTQLLLSPFNTLTEKHISIQYSSPFYWLTLLSLALITGIVAGSYPALFLSSLQPIKVLKGTLRFKAGAVFLRQGLVVFQFALSLLLIIGTLIAGRQVDYIRTKNLGLDRENVIYMSLEGDLSKRFDSFREELLRAPGIQNVSSAGNDPMAIGSSTIGVEWKGKPEGDKTLFTNMGVSYDFVKTMKIKLLGGREFSKGFVTDSTNYLVNEEAARRMGMKDPVGQDLKFWGRSGKIIGLMKNFHVNSLRVAIEPLILRLDSTNYTLLVRTYPGQTEQALKSMERLAKQFNPAYPFAYRFADESFREQYKSETLVGKLANYFAIIAIFIACLGLFGLAMFTAEQRTKEIGVRKVLGASVPSIVLLLSRDFLKLVLISIFIASPIAWYVMNQWLDNYVYRIGVEWWVFLLAGILAIAIAQLTVSYQSIRAALMNPVKSLRSE, encoded by the coding sequence ATGCTCCGAAACTATTTCAAAATTGCCTGGCGCAACATCATCAGGAACAAAACATTTTCTTTTATCAATGTGCTGGGGCTGGCATTAGGCATGACCGGTAGTTTGCTGATTCTCTTATGGGTGCAGAACGAGCGTAGCATCGATCAGTTTCATGCTAATGGCCCCCGGATTTATCAGGTACTTGAAAACCAGCAGTGGACAGGCAACGATATTAGTACAACACCCGCTACGCCAGGTCCGTTGGCAGCAGCCTTAACAGCCGAAATACCAGAAATTGAAAAAAGCGTTAAGATAACCTGGGAAGAAGAGCATTTGCTAACTGTTGGCGAAAAAGCCTATAAAGAAAAAGGTCGCTATGCGAGTCGTGATCTGTTTCAGATTTTTTCGTTTCCGTTGGTTCAGGGTAATCCAAAAACGGCCATTGCGGGACCTTCGTCCATTGTTATTTCCGAAAAAGTAGCCATGAAACTCTTCGGCCGAACCAACGTAGTAGGCCAAACGATTCGCGTCGATAATAAAGACGATTATCAAATAACGGGTGTTGTGCAGGATATTCCGGCCACATCGTCGCTGAAGTTCGATTTTGTATTGCCCGAAGAGCCATACGAGAAACAGAATGAGTGGCTCACCAAATGGGATAACAATGGGATTCGAACGTTTGCGCTCCTGCATGCCAATGCAGATAGGGATGCCGTCAATAAGAAAATTCTGAACTTCGTTAAGAAGCACGACAAAAACGTGACCACCATCACCACGTTTCTGTTTCCGTATGAGGCTGCCTACCTCCAGTCGAAATTCACTAATGGAAAGCCCGATGGTGGCCGCATTGAATACGTTCACCTGTTCACGGTTGTGGCGGTTTTTCTGCTGATTATTGCCTGTATCAACTTCATGAATCTGGCCACGGCCCGATCGGCAAAACGGGCTAAAGAAGTAGGTATTCGGAAAGTGGTAGGTGCCGAACGTAGTTACCTGATCGGGCAGTTTGTGGGCGAAGCGATGCTGATGGCGTTGATGTCGCTATTGATTGCGATTGTTCTGACGCAACTGCTTTTGTCTCCGTTCAATACACTTACCGAAAAACACATTTCCATTCAATACAGCAGTCCGTTCTACTGGTTAACCTTGCTGAGTCTGGCTCTGATAACGGGCATTGTAGCGGGCAGTTATCCGGCTTTATTTCTGTCGTCGCTCCAACCGATTAAGGTCCTGAAAGGAACATTGCGGTTTAAGGCCGGTGCCGTTTTCCTGCGGCAGGGACTCGTGGTATTTCAGTTTGCTTTGTCGCTGCTGCTGATTATCGGAACGCTTATTGCCGGGCGACAGGTCGATTATATCCGTACCAAAAATCTGGGACTTGACCGCGAAAATGTGATCTATATGAGCCTGGAAGGCGATTTGTCCAAGCGGTTCGACTCGTTCCGGGAAGAGTTGCTGCGGGCCCCCGGTATTCAGAATGTATCGTCGGCGGGCAATGATCCGATGGCTATCGGTAGTTCAACAATCGGGGTCGAATGGAAAGGCAAACCGGAGGGAGATAAAACCCTGTTCACAAATATGGGCGTCAGCTACGATTTCGTCAAAACGATGAAAATCAAACTACTGGGCGGTCGCGAGTTTTCGAAAGGTTTCGTAACCGACAGCACCAACTACCTGGTCAACGAAGAAGCCGCCCGCCGAATGGGTATGAAAGACCCGGTTGGACAGGATTTGAAATTCTGGGGCAGATCTGGCAAGATTATCGGTCTGATGAAAAACTTCCATGTCAACTCGCTTCGGGTGGCCATCGAACCGCTGATTCTTCGGCTCGATTCAACAAACTATACGCTGTTGGTTCGCACGTATCCGGGGCAAACTGAGCAGGCATTGAAAAGTATGGAGCGGTTGGCGAAACAGTTTAATCCCGCCTATCCGTTTGCCTATCGTTTTGCCGATGAGAGCTTCCGGGAGCAGTACAAAAGTGAAACGCTGGTAGGTAAACTGGCGAATTACTTTGCCATCATTGCCATTTTCATTGCCTGCCTGGGGCTGTTTGGTCTGGCAATGTTTACGGCCGAGCAGCGGACGAAAGAAATTGGCGTTCGGAAAGTACTAGGCGCATCAGTGCCCAGTATTGTGCTGCTGCTCTCGCGCGATTTCCTGAAACTGGTGCTGATTTCTATTTTCATTGCGTCGCCCATTGCCTGGTATGTCATGAACCAATGGCTCGACAACTATGTCTACAGGATCGGGGTTGAATGGTGGGTGTTTTTGCTGGCAGGTATATTGGCCATTGCAATTGCACAACTAACAGTTAGCTATCAAAGTATTAGAGCTGCATTGATGAATCCGGTAAAATCGCTTCGATCAGAATAG
- a CDS encoding helix-turn-helix transcriptional regulator, with protein sequence MKRTFLGEFEEVVLLTVAILDEGAYGVTVTQEIEQKTGRAVGFSTVHTTLQRLEEKGFLASHMGGATAERGGRRKRFFTITAAGRKALAEVKQTREQLWNALPPETLQLMV encoded by the coding sequence ATGAAACGAACCTTTCTTGGGGAGTTTGAAGAAGTTGTACTGCTAACGGTTGCCATTCTGGACGAGGGCGCCTATGGCGTTACGGTCACGCAGGAAATTGAGCAGAAAACCGGACGTGCTGTGGGTTTTAGCACCGTTCATACGACACTGCAACGGCTGGAAGAGAAAGGCTTTCTGGCATCGCACATGGGCGGAGCCACAGCCGAGCGTGGCGGCCGACGGAAACGTTTTTTTACGATCACGGCGGCTGGTCGGAAAGCATTGGCTGAGGTGAAGCAAACGCGTGAACAATTGTGGAATGCCCTTCCACCAGAGACATTGCAATTGATGGTCTGA
- a CDS encoding ABC transporter permease, protein MPQAPSPMHYTPPRFATWLLELFGHPDTGEEVQGDLLELYVYWVATVGKRKADWRYSWSVLKLLRPLAGSSKKEQYTPPFSLGPAMLLNYFKIAYRNLLNNKGFSVINITGLALGIACSIVLFLFILDELNFDAFNKKASQTYRLYVHSSINNEEANNAKTAPPAGPTLVQMLPEVLTQTRIGYFGGHELRYKDKIFRENRIYTADSTYFDVFTLPFIHGDPSIALKNPNSIVLTETMARKYFGQENPTGKSLLVDGTNLYQITGVMNDFPDKSHFHCDFLLSMSTYPEVNQQNWLQGNYSTYIVLKAGVDPTRVERKMKQAVLGRLGPDLEKALGFSMQQFLANGNVFEYRMQPLLSIYLHAKRQYNIDPNTEWGGARIGDSVYVYIFSVVALFILLIAVINFVNLSTARSEKRAKEVGIRKAIGSSRLKLMGQFTTESILLTGLSVLVALFLVQLMLPGFNQIIGRQLTLPLFTHAYTIPALLAFTLIVGLLAGSYPAFFLSSFRPVEVLKSGVQKRKSSIRSLLVITQFSISITLILGMIIIRNQLGYLQHKDLGFNKEHLLSINNAAALGDKLKPFKAELLKNPAILSVSNTSLLFANGIPGSGYLFGKRSGSDPVLCQYLDVDADFVKTFAVPLKAGRFFSNDRLADSTAVVINEAALHAFNTNSPLDHELTEVDVNGSKTYRIIGVINDFNYESLHRQVRPLVFHLSPVRQAASILTIRIQPNATKNAINYIEETWQRFEKTDQCHYSFLDERLARLYEAEQKTSIIATVFSALAIFIACLGLFGLAVFITEQRTKEIGIRKVLGASIAEILFLLSRQFIAWVAIAILIASPIAWYAMSQWLDNFAYRVDISWWVFVLAAFLAIGIALLTVSFQSIKAALANPIKSLRSE, encoded by the coding sequence ATGCCCCAAGCCCCAAGTCCTATGCACTACACACCACCCCGTTTTGCCACCTGGCTGCTGGAGTTGTTCGGCCACCCCGACACGGGGGAGGAGGTGCAGGGCGATTTGCTGGAATTGTATGTTTACTGGGTTGCAACGGTGGGCAAACGGAAGGCCGATTGGCGGTATAGTTGGAGTGTATTAAAGCTACTGAGGCCGTTGGCTGGATCATCAAAAAAAGAACAGTATACACCACCTTTTTCACTAGGCCCTGCTATGCTACTGAATTATTTTAAAATCGCCTATCGTAATTTACTCAATAACAAGGGGTTTTCAGTCATAAATATCACCGGACTTGCGTTGGGGATTGCCTGTTCTATCGTTTTGTTCCTATTCATTCTCGATGAGCTAAACTTCGACGCATTTAATAAAAAAGCCAGCCAGACCTATCGGCTTTACGTTCACAGTTCGATTAACAACGAAGAAGCAAACAATGCCAAGACGGCACCTCCGGCTGGCCCTACACTCGTGCAGATGCTCCCTGAGGTGCTTACTCAAACACGTATCGGTTACTTTGGCGGACACGAGTTGCGGTATAAAGACAAGATTTTTAGGGAAAACAGAATCTACACGGCCGACTCCACCTATTTCGATGTCTTTACGCTTCCCTTCATTCACGGCGATCCGTCGATTGCCCTCAAGAATCCAAACAGCATTGTTCTGACCGAAACCATGGCCAGAAAATATTTCGGGCAGGAAAACCCGACGGGGAAATCGTTGCTGGTCGACGGAACAAACTTGTATCAGATTACGGGCGTCATGAACGACTTTCCCGATAAGTCTCATTTCCATTGTGACTTTCTTTTGTCGATGTCGACCTATCCCGAGGTTAATCAACAAAACTGGCTGCAAGGGAATTACTCCACTTACATTGTTCTTAAAGCGGGCGTAGATCCTACGCGGGTCGAGCGCAAAATGAAACAAGCCGTTCTCGGCCGTTTAGGACCTGATCTTGAAAAAGCATTGGGCTTTTCTATGCAGCAATTTCTGGCCAACGGCAATGTATTTGAGTATCGCATGCAACCGTTGTTATCCATTTATCTGCACGCAAAACGGCAATACAATATCGACCCCAATACAGAGTGGGGTGGCGCCAGAATTGGCGACAGTGTGTACGTGTATATTTTCTCGGTGGTGGCGTTATTTATTCTGCTGATTGCGGTCATCAATTTCGTCAACCTATCAACAGCCCGTTCCGAGAAGCGCGCTAAAGAAGTAGGCATCCGAAAAGCCATTGGTTCGAGTCGCTTAAAACTAATGGGGCAGTTTACGACCGAATCCATATTGCTGACTGGCCTTTCGGTCCTTGTGGCGTTGTTTCTGGTACAACTCATGCTTCCCGGCTTCAACCAGATAATAGGTCGACAGTTGACATTACCCCTTTTTACTCATGCATATACCATTCCGGCGCTACTTGCTTTTACACTCATCGTAGGCCTGCTGGCGGGAAGTTATCCGGCCTTTTTTTTATCGTCTTTTCGGCCGGTCGAGGTCTTAAAATCGGGTGTACAAAAAAGAAAATCCTCCATACGTAGCCTGTTGGTGATTACCCAGTTCTCGATATCCATTACGCTAATTCTGGGTATGATCATCATCCGAAACCAATTAGGGTATCTTCAGCATAAAGACCTTGGATTCAACAAAGAGCACTTACTCTCGATCAACAATGCAGCCGCTCTGGGCGATAAACTCAAGCCATTTAAAGCCGAGTTATTGAAAAATCCAGCCATCCTATCGGTCAGCAACACATCCCTATTATTTGCAAACGGCATTCCAGGAAGTGGTTATTTATTCGGAAAACGGTCGGGCAGCGACCCCGTTTTATGCCAGTATCTGGACGTTGATGCGGATTTCGTCAAAACGTTTGCGGTGCCGTTAAAAGCCGGACGCTTCTTCTCCAACGATCGGCTGGCCGACAGCACCGCCGTGGTCATCAACGAAGCGGCCCTGCACGCATTTAATACGAACAGTCCGTTAGATCATGAACTTACCGAAGTCGATGTAAACGGCTCTAAAACGTATAGAATCATTGGTGTTATAAACGACTTCAATTATGAATCGCTTCACCGCCAGGTTCGTCCGCTGGTGTTTCACCTTAGTCCTGTCCGGCAAGCCGCCAGTATTTTAACCATTCGCATTCAGCCCAATGCCACAAAAAATGCGATTAATTACATCGAAGAAACCTGGCAACGATTCGAAAAAACAGACCAATGTCACTATTCGTTTTTAGATGAGCGACTGGCCCGACTTTACGAAGCAGAACAAAAAACGAGTATCATCGCTACGGTTTTTTCGGCCCTGGCCATTTTTATTGCCTGCCTGGGTTTGTTTGGTCTGGCCGTTTTCATAACCGAGCAACGCACCAAAGAAATTGGCATTCGTAAAGTGTTAGGGGCTAGTATTGCCGAAATCCTGTTTCTGTTGTCGCGACAATTTATTGCCTGGGTGGCCATTGCCATTCTGATTGCCTCGCCCATTGCCTGGTACGCCATGAGCCAATGGCTCGACAACTTCGCTTACCGCGTCGATATTTCGTGGTGGGTATTTGTTCTGGCCGCTTTTCTGGCCATTGGGATTGCCTTATTGACGGTGAGTTTTCAGAGCATCAAAGCCGCGTTGGCTAATCCCATAAAGTCGTTACGATCAGAATAA